One Longimicrobiaceae bacterium genomic window, CGGGGGCGACGACCCCAAGATCGACAAGTACCGCCTGAGCGGCCCGCAGGTGGAGCCGGGGGCCAGCTACTGGAACCGGTGCCCGCGCCCGTGCCCGGTCTCGTACAAGGAGCTGGTGAGCGTCACGGACGACATCAACAGCCGCAACTACTTCCCGGAGTATCCCACCGACCCGGCGGTGGTGCAGGACGAGCTGGCCGAGCTCCAGGAGCTGGAGCGGCTGCGCTACGACCCCACGGCCATCGCCAGCACCATCCCCGGCCGCGAGCGCTGCCCGCTCAGCATCTTCCTGCAGCTGCGGCCGGTGCCGCTGGGCGCGAACGTGAACTTCGCGCGCGGCGACGGCTTCCCCGTGATCTACAACGGAGCGGAGCTGGCGCGGTACTTCGAGAACGAGACGCCCGGGCTGGCCCACCGGCAGGCGCTCAACTACCTGATCCGCGAGACGAACTGGTCGCCGCCGCGGCAGGCGCTGGTGTGGGAGGCGCTGGACGTGGCCATCTACAGCGCCCTCAACGCCGCGTGGTACTACAAGTGGCTGAGCCCGCGCCCCAACACGTCGTTCCGCCAGCGCCCCTTCGAGTTCGCGCTGGACAACGACTGCCCGCTGAACGTGCTGTTCGACCGGCCGGTCAACGGCCTGGGCAGCGACAGCGTGGACGACCTGGTGGCGTACCCGGCGCTGGCGGTGGAGCGCAACGGCCGCCGGCCGGACTTCTTCCCGCCGGTGCCGGGCTTCATCAACCAGTCGCCCGGCACGCCGCGGCACCCGGCGTACCCCAGCGGCCACAGCACGTACTCGGGCGCGGCGAGCGAGCTGCTCAGCTTCTTCTTCCCGGACTACCGCGCCGATTTCGACCGCCTGGCCGACAACATCGGCATGGCGCGGCTGTGGGCGGGCGTGCACTGGCGCTCGGACCACCTGGCGGGGATGAAGCTGGGGCGCACGGTGGCGTGCCTGGTCATCCAGCAGCTCCTGAGCACCAACATCCCGCTGGTGCCGGCGCCGCCGCAGTGCGACCAGACGCCGCCGGACATCGCCTGGCTGGAGCGCGAGGCCGAGGTCTTCGAGTCCAACTGCGGCGTGCCGCAGGGCGGGCCCATCCCCGGCGTGCGGTGCCGCGGCTCCGTCGGCTGCTTCCGCACGCGCCCCATCTTCCTCGCCGACGGCACCATCGACACGTCCGCCGAGGAGTCCAAGTCCGACGTGGCCGCCTCGGACGGCCAGCCCAGCGGCCAGGGCAGCTCCACCGTCGGCGCCTGACAGGCTGACGTGACACCCGCAGCAAGCCGGCCCTCCCCGCGTTTCCGCGGGGAGGGCCGGTGTACTTGAGGCGGGTCAGCATCTACCGGTGGACGTGAAGAGCGCTCACCGGAGCAGCGCCCGCGCTTCAGCGAAGACGTCTTCCGCCGAGATGTTATCGACGGAGCCGGACCGATACTCCTCGATGCGACGGCCGATCTCCTCTTCCCAAGCTGCTCGAACTTCCGCCGGATCGTCGTCGACCTCCGCGTCGAGGCTCGCGATCAAATCCCGCGCGAGCCGTGCGCGTTCAGCGGCGGGCAGGTTCAGCGCTTCGGCGATCACGCGGTCGAACGTCGGATTCATGGCAGGACTCTGTAGATGGATGATCCTGAATAGGGTGACCCGGTGACCGACGCGCAACTCTCCCCCGCTCGATGATGAACGGGAGGCCGCGGCGGATGCGCGGCCTCCCGTTTGGTCGATCGGCGAGCTCGGTCGATGCGGACCGTCCGCCGTCCGTCAGTTGGGGGCGGAGCGGGGCGGGGTACGACGGCGGGTGCGCCACGACGGATCGACGGGCGCGGCATCGGCGGCGCGGGCGGACCAGGAGCGGCCGCCGCCTGCGATGCGGCGCGGATCCGGCCGGGGCGCCAGCGGGCGGATCATGGGCGTGTCGCCGTCGTAATCGTCCCACGCGTCCTCGCGGCGCGGGCCGGAGGCGGGGAGGGAGAACGGGCCCGGCGTGGGGGCGATGACGGTGCACGGCAGCGCCTGCGGGTTCCGCACCAGCACGGCCGCACCCTCGGGCCGCACGTCGGAGAGGAACGGCGGGCGCCCGCCGCCGGTGGAGAGGAAGCGGATGTCCAGCCCGCAGCCCACGCTCCGGAACTGGGCCGCCAGCGCGCTGAAGCCGTCGCTGGCGCCGGGGCGCGAGGTGGGCGCGAGCACCATGGCGGAGACCACGTCCTCGAACGCGGTGCCATCTACCGTGACGCCGCTGCACGACTCCACGACCACGCCCTGGAGCGCGTGCGCCACCTCGCCGCCCACCACGCGGCTGGCGTCGCAGCCCCGCGCCAGCCGCACGCCCGCGGCGAACGCGCCGCCCAGCGAGGGCGAGCACTTGCGCACGGACGGGTCGTGGATCTCGGTCCAGCTGGACCCGTCCTCTACCGACAGGGCCACGTAGCCGGGCGGCACCGCGGCCATGCTGCACACCACCGGCTTGTGCAGCAGCCCGCGCGGCGAGCCGTCGGTCACGCGGATGCCGCCCTCCACGGCGGGCCGCTCGCGCCGGTCCTCCACGTAGATGCGCGGGTTGCGCAGCACCCAGCGCCCGCACGCCGAGACCTCGAGCGCGTACCCGGAGCCGCCTTCCTGGCGCAGCCACGCGCCGGGCTCGAAGTCGACCGTGAAGTCGGCCTTGCCGGCCACCCGCGCGGTGCCGGTCAGGCGGTACGTGCCCGGCGGGACGCGCACCCGGCCGCCCTCGGGCGGGAGCGCGGCGAGGGCCGCGCGCAGGGCGACCGTGTCGTCCGCCGCGCCGTCGCCCAGGGCGCCCCACCACTGCGGCAAAATGGTGGGCCGCGCGCCCTTGCCGAAGCCCACGCGCCCCGCCCCGCCGAAGACGCGCAGCGCGCCCGCGGCGAAGGCGCCGTGCAGGCGCACCTCGCGGCCGGCGTCCACCACCAGCCAGCCGCCCGGCTCGAACCGCAGCGCCACGTTGGCGGGCACCACCAGGTCGCCGTGCGCCACCCGGTGCGCGCGGCTCACCACCACGGTGCCGCCCGACGCGGGCACCACCTCGTGGATGAGGAGGCCCAGCGCGAGCCAGTCGTCGGTCACGCCGTCGCCGGCGGCGCCGTACTCCTCGGGCCGGTAGACGTGGGTGGATGCGTCGGGTGCCGCCATGCTCTGCCTCCGGTGTCGCCGTGGGTCGCGCGGCCGGCAGGTGCGGCCGCGCTCCGAATATAACCGAATAAAACCCGAAAGCAACAGCCTCCACCCGTTCGCCCGCCCCACGTCCCGCCGTCGCCAGCCACTCGTGAAACACACTTCCCGAAACATCTTAACACTCTCGCGCGAAAGGGCAACGGCGGGTTTCCCCGTGTCTCCGCAGCCCGGAACGGACGTCGCGGCAGAAGGCAGGCGCGGCCTGTATTCCCTCGCTGCCCAGCCGTAACGCCGCGCGTCTCCGAAGCAAAAGAAGCGGGCCGGCGGCATCGCTGCCGCCGGCCCGTTCCGCCGTACGAACCCCGAAGAAGGATCAGGCGTTCGGCTGCCCGCCGTCTTCCCGGGCCGCGGGCTGCCGGTCGCCCAGCTCCCCCTGCTGCATGCCGCCGATCTCGATGCGGCGGCGGCGGGCCCTCTCGCTTTTGGGGATGGTCACGGTGAGCACGCCGTCGCGGAAGTCCGCGCCGATGCCGTCGGCGTCCACGTCGCGCGGGAGGACGAACGAGCGGGCGAAGGTGCCGTAGCGGCGCTCGGCCAGATGGAACTTGCCGCCCTCGCCCTCGGCGCGCTCTTCGCGCTTCTCGCCGCGGATGGTGAGCACGTTGTTCTCCACGTCGATCTCGATGTTCTCGCGGCGCAGGCCGGGCATCTCGGTGACCACCCGGATCTCGCGCTCCGTCTCCACCACGTCGGTCTCCGGCGCGCGCATGAGGTTGGCGTTGGCGCGCACGCCGCTGCCGCCGGCCAGGGTGTCGAAGAGCCGCTCGAACGGGTCGGCGGCCACGCGGTTGTAAGCGGGGGAGATGGCCATGTGTGCCTCCTTCCTGTGTCGTATATGGTTGAACCGGGCCGCGCCCCCCGGCGCCGCCCTCCGCCCGCGGAGAAGGCAAGCCGAGTACCAGCCGCTTCGGCCAAAAAGACAAGCATCTGCGCTAATTTCGGCATACACGTCTGCAACGCTGGCCGAAACGGGGATGCGCGAAGGGCCGGCCGTCGTGTGACGGCCGGCCCTTCGCGGACGGCGGACGAGGACCCGTCCGGAAGCTACCCGCGAACCGAGAACGCGACGGGGAGGACGAGCCATACTGGGACGGCGCGGCCGGCCTTGCGCGCGGGCTGGAAGCGGGCGGCGCGCACCGCCCGCACCGCGCCGACGGCGAAAGCGGGCTGCGAGGCGCCGACCGACTCCGCGCGCTCCACGGCGCCCGCCGCGGTCACCAGCAGCCGCACGCGCGCGGTGCCGCCCACGCCCGCGTCGCGAAGCCGCGGCGGGTACGCCTGTGCGATGGCCGCCTTCACCTCCAACGGGTTGGCGAGCCGTGGCTGCGTGTCCACGTCGCGCAGGTCGAACGCGACGCCGTCGTGCGGCGTGGCGGCCTTCGGCTCGTCCAGCGTGAAGCCGAAGGGGAGGCGCACGTCGGCGGGGACGGCGCGGCCGGCCACCCGCTGCGGGCGGAAGCGCATGACGGAGGCTACGCGCCGCGCTGCCTGCCCGAATTGCGGATGCGTGGCGCTCACCACGCGGGAGGAGGTGACGCGCCCGGCGGCGTCCACGTGCAGCGCCAGCAGCGCCTGGCCGCTCACCCCCGCGTGACGGAGCAGCGGCGGGTAGTTGGCCGCGACACTGCGCTGCACCTGCGCGGCGTTCACCAGCACCGGCCGCACCGTATCTCCACGGGCGGAGACGCGATCGGGCGAGGGCGCGGCGGCGGGGACGGCGGGCAGCGCGAGCTCCGGGCGCGGCGGGCGGGGGACGGCGCGCGCGGCGGCCGTGAGGGCGATGCAGCCGGCGGCGGCGGCGGCCAGGGTCAGCGCGCGGCTGCGCGGCGTTCGGTGCGTCATGGCTCGGATTCTCCGTTCGAGGAAGGAACGCGGCCTGGCCAGCG contains:
- a CDS encoding phosphatase PAP2 family protein, whose amino-acid sequence is MAQCIEVKKCGGDDPKIDKYRLSGPQVEPGASYWNRCPRPCPVSYKELVSVTDDINSRNYFPEYPTDPAVVQDELAELQELERLRYDPTAIASTIPGRERCPLSIFLQLRPVPLGANVNFARGDGFPVIYNGAELARYFENETPGLAHRQALNYLIRETNWSPPRQALVWEALDVAIYSALNAAWYYKWLSPRPNTSFRQRPFEFALDNDCPLNVLFDRPVNGLGSDSVDDLVAYPALAVERNGRRPDFFPPVPGFINQSPGTPRHPAYPSGHSTYSGAASELLSFFFPDYRADFDRLADNIGMARLWAGVHWRSDHLAGMKLGRTVACLVIQQLLSTNIPLVPAPPQCDQTPPDIAWLEREAEVFESNCGVPQGGPIPGVRCRGSVGCFRTRPIFLADGTIDTSAEESKSDVAASDGQPSGQGSSTVGA
- a CDS encoding addiction module protein translates to MNPTFDRVIAEALNLPAAERARLARDLIASLDAEVDDDPAEVRAAWEEEIGRRIEEYRSGSVDNISAEDVFAEARALLR
- a CDS encoding Hsp20/alpha crystallin family protein, which encodes MAISPAYNRVAADPFERLFDTLAGGSGVRANANLMRAPETDVVETEREIRVVTEMPGLRRENIEIDVENNVLTIRGEKREERAEGEGGKFHLAERRYGTFARSFVLPRDVDADGIGADFRDGVLTVTIPKSERARRRRIEIGGMQQGELGDRQPAAREDGGQPNA
- a CDS encoding TonB family protein, coding for MIATWMLYCALLSLLAGIGAAGAERVLAAFHLPRRWTWAAAIAISCIVPFTGPQRIRAARGGGVDPAEPFVAAETSPPARTSSTEDASSLWRAVDDGLPMAWMAVSASLVSALALSAGVLARRRRRWTAATVAGRAVLVSGGEGPAVVGVLRPQIVLPRWSLGWSDVLQHLIVQHEGEHVRAGDTRLLLAAAAAVAAMPWNPALWWQLRRLRLAVEVDCDARVLAAGARVDEYGELLLRVGRLASGGALPMLTLARPRSFLERRIRAMTHRTPRSRALTLAAAAAGCIALTAAARAVPRPPRPELALPAVPAAAPSPDRVSARGDTVRPVLVNAAQVQRSVAANYPPLLRHAGVSGQALLALHVDAAGRVTSSRVVSATHPQFGQAARRVASVMRFRPQRVAGRAVPADVRLPFGFTLDEPKAATPHDGVAFDLRDVDTQPRLANPLEVKAAIAQAYPPRLRDAGVGGTARVRLLVTAAGAVERAESVGASQPAFAVGAVRAVRAARFQPARKAGRAVPVWLVLPVAFSVRG